In the genome of Vicia villosa cultivar HV-30 ecotype Madison, WI linkage group LG7, Vvil1.0, whole genome shotgun sequence, one region contains:
- the LOC131618442 gene encoding carotenoid 9,10(9',10')-cleavage dioxygenase 1-like: MIITATHKYYHKPIYVNLQHKSKMASLKKQNGVILKVEPKPSNRFASEAVDLLEKIIVKIFYDYSLPHHWLAGNFAPVKDETPPVKDLIVQGYLPDCLNGEFVRVGPNPKFSRVAGYHWFDGDGMIHGLRIKDGKASYVSRFVKTSRFKQEEYFKSSKFLKVGDLKGLFGLLMVTIQILRARLKILDVSYGHGTANTALVYHHRKLLALSEVDKPYAIKVLEDGDLQTLGMLDYDKRLGHSFTAHPKVDPFTGEMFTFGYSHTAPYVTYRVISKDGFMQDPVPITISDPVLMHDFAITENYSIFMDLPLYFRPKEMVKNKTLIFSFDSTAKARFGALPRYDKDEKHIRWFELPNCFIFHNANAWEEEDEIVLITCRMENPNLDMVTGPVKEKLYNISNELYEMRFNMKTGEASQKKLSVSAVDFPRVNESYTGRKQRYVYGTTLDSIGKVTGIIKFDLHAEPDLGKTKLEVGGNVQGLYDLGPGRFGSEAVYVPRIPGTGSEEDDGYLIFFVHDENTGKSFVHVIDAKTMSAEAVAVVELPQRVPYGFHAFFVTEEQLQEQAKF; encoded by the exons ATGATAATCACTGCTACACACAAATACTATCACAAACCCATTTACGTAAATCTCCAACACAAATCCAAAATGGCTTCTTTGAAGAAGCAAAATGGAGTCATTTTGAAGGTGGAACCAAAGCCTAGCAATAGATTTGCTTCAGAAGCCGTTGATTTGTTGGAGAAGATTATTGTCAAGATATTTTATGATTATTCACTTCCTCATCACTGGCTTGCTGGTAATTTTGCACCTGTCAAAGATGAGACTCCTCCTGTTAAGGATCTTATTGTGCAAGGCTACCTTCCG GATTGCTTGAATGGAGAGTTTGTTAGGGTGGGGCctaatccaaagttttctcgcgTCGCGGGATATCACTG GTTTGACGGAGATGG AATGATCCATGGTTTGCGTATCAAAGATGgaaaagcttcatatgtttcCCGCTTCGTGAAAACTTCTCGTTTTAAACAAGAAGAATACTTTAAAAGCTCTAAGTTTCTCAAG GTTGGAGATCTCAAAGGTCTATTTGGACTGTTAATGGTTACCATACAAATTTTAAGAGCTAGATTGAAAATACTCGATGTTTCTTATGGACATGGAACTG CTAATACAGCTCTTGTATATCATCATCGGAAGCTTCTAGCACTCTCAGAAGTAGACAAACCTT ATGCTATTAAAGTTTTGGAAGACGGTGATTTGCAGACACTTGGCATGCTAGATTATGACAAGAGATTAGGCCATAGCTTCACTGCTCATCCAAAAGTTGATCCATTTACTG GGGAGATGTTTACATTTGGATATTCACATACAGCACCATATGTCACATATAGAGTGATATCAAAGGATGGTTTTATGCAAGATCCTGTTCCAATAACAATATCAGACCCCGTTTTGATGCATGACTTTGCCATCACAGAGAATTATTCAATATTTATGGACCTTCCTCTCTACTTTAGGCCAAAG GAAATGGTGAAGAATAAGACATTGATATTCTCATTTGATTCAACCGCAAAAGCTCGTTTTGGTGCCCTACCTCGGTATGATAAAGATGAGAAGCATATCAGATGGTTTGAACTGCCGAATTGCTTCATTTTCCACAATG CCAATGCTTGGGAGGAGGAGGATGAAATAGTTTTGATCACGTGCCGCATGGAGAATCCAAATTTGGACATGGTCACCGGGCCTGTCAAGGAAAAGCTTTATAATATCTCAAACGAGCT GTATGAAATGAGATTTAACATGAAAACCGGTGAAGCTTCTCAAAAGAAACTATCAGTATCCGCTGTAGATTTTCCTCGGGTGAACGAAAGCTACACTGGCAG GAAGCAACGATACGTGTATGGAACCACGTTAGACAGCATTGGTAAAGTAACTGGGATTATTAAATTTGATTTGCACGCCGAGCCAGATTTGGGAAAAACAAAGCTTGAAGTCGGAGGAAATGTTCAAGGTCTCTATGACTTGGGACCAGGAAGGTTTGGATCTGAGGCTGTTTATGTACCACGAATCCCTGGCACCGGTTCTGAAGAAGATGACGGTTACTTGATCTTTTTTGTACACGATGAAAATACCGG GAAATCATTCGTGCACGTCATAGATGCAAAAACAATGTCAGCAGAAGCTGTTGCAGTTGTAGAATTGCCTCAACGAGTTCCATATGGTTTCCATGCTTTCTTTGTCACAGAG GAACAACTGCAAGAACAGGCTAAATTCTAA